The stretch of DNA GCTAATGCTACGCCGGCAGCTGACGGGTGTAAAAGCGGAGCGGCGTCAGGGTTTGTTTGACGACAGGACGCAGTCGAAAGAGGCCGACAGCACCTTGCAGATGTTCTGAGCTTGCTCCTGTTCACACACAGACGGATCAGGTGACGATGAAAACGAATCCTCAGCAGGTGCGTTAATATTTAAACCACTTACCGAGCTGCTGCACTGGTACACCCAGATGCTGCACTGCTGCTGCTTCGTGTCGGAGGTCGTCAGAGCCAGCAGGTTCTTCCCGGCGCCCAGACCGTCGTCGTAGCACAGCATGCGAACGATCAGGTAGAGAGGATGTCGATGCAACACGTCCTGCCCAGAGGACACGACAAACACACCGAATACATGAAGGGCTGATTCACTTATTGATTAGTCAtgattaaatgattgatcaACTAATCGTCAGCTAACAATTGATTAGTCATTAATTGGTTAATTGTCAGCTAAATTAGTTATTGATTAGTTGTGATTAATTGTTCAATTAATTGTCAGCTCATTTAATGATCACTTAATCAATTGATTTATCATCAAGTCTTTTAGTATTCGATTAATCATAAAGTGTTTATAGACTGAAAAACATGCCAattcctgaaacacacacagcagtaattaagtcaaaaatgtataatatgtacatatatatatatatatatatatatatatatatatatatatatataatttgagGTGGAAAACCTTCTCTGTCTGTAAATTCTACACAAAATTCCTCCAGTggcattttagcttcacctggttcaaattctctGAAGAAAATCTCCCATTAAGCATCTTTTattatccaattattaattggttaaatCAATAATAGTCAAGCAGAACAGACTGAGCTGGGGGGGGTTAACTGCAGAAAAGATcaaaaaatctttgtaaatatgttttaccttTGCATGTGAGAAAagcaaactgttttgtttttaaaaccagatGGTTGCTGTGCTACTCACACACTGGTCTACTGACGCCACTTTGACCCCGTGCTTGGACACTCCCAGGACCATCTCCTCATTTCCGGGCACAAACGGCAGCTTTCCATCTTGCTGTGAAGAAATGCAGAATATTTAGTTCTTACACCAAAtataacatgtttgttttgcccCATGTGGTTTCAACTTAATGATTTTGTCTAGGAGTGCACCGATTTATCAGCCAGCCGATTTATCGGTGCCGATTTCCTTGAGtttgggagatcagtgattGACCGATActtgtgaagctgatcttatccgcagatcttatctacctcggcaaaggtttaaaacccaaccactgtcctcttctgctctgcagtgagaggtttgactgtaAGCtccgcccaccaggtcatgtctgcatgtttacaGGTAACAATAATcgccccactgttgccaacccAGCGACTGTCTTGCgacatttctgacaaaaagCTGGTTTTGGCCGAAATTGGAAAGGGCAggttaggctttttaaagatcggtaatcggccagaaaactgcagtcggtgcgCCACTAATTTTGGCCTTCATGGTTAAACGTTTGCACACCTCTGTTCTAAGCCGCAGTCACTGAATTAAATTAagtcttgtttttttacctgCGCAGCATCGATGTAACTGATGAGGTCCAGAGGCTCCTGGAGGGTTTTGCTCATCTCAAACTGCAGGTTCTCGATGGATCCGACGTATTTCACCCGGAACTCGGCGCATGTTTCCGACGTGTTGTTTCCTGCGGGGAATCAGCTTCAGTTAGCAGACAGAGAACGACACCTGTGCCAGGTTTTAGCTCATCTTCACGGCGTTCCCTCTGACCTGAGCTCTTGTTTGAATCGGTGTCGAGGCTGGCGACGGTGCTGGACCTGGACAGTCCTCCCAAACTGGAGTCGACGGACTGTGGAGGGACAAAATGCTGGGTTAAAATGGCGCcgggaggttctggttctggcgtAATGGAGCGTGTCGTCTCTTCGTGCCTTGCTCTTGGTGCTGATCTCACTGCTctgagagctgctgctgctgtgccgCTTCTTCCCTTTCCGAAACATCCTTCACCATGACGACCGCATCCGAAGCCTCAGGCCTGCTGACCTGCATCGCCACAAAACAAACGGatcaacagcagaaatgttgcGGTGTTCTACACCTCGGCCGtcaccagggggcgctgtgaAAGGTTGCATTAGATGAGAAGAAAacgtgcaaaaataaaaaaatttcatcataatctgttttttactcttacatttttcttctaggcctgtcacaataaatcaattaatcacatgataaattaaagctgGATGCTAAAAATCTTCAGTGTGGTGCAACTAGCCTTTTCTTGAAGGATAATTTTGCttgcataattttatttgttttatttatttgttttggatctttaaaatgtcttccagttccagtgttacaGTTTATTGATCTCTGAGAAAGTGTTCttccattattatgccattaaaaacaacaatattatcgtttatcgcaatacgCTCTCGAACAATTTATCGCCCAGCAAAATTTGTGACAGGTCTATTTTCATCcgaattttttttctgttttttaataataataataatttttaaaaaaagttaagataacttatttaaatgttatttcaacTGCCAGTTAAGTTTATCGAGCTGTTTTGCTCTTCAAGCTagcaagaaatgaaaatgtttctgacaagaaaaagagcaaaggaACTGTAGAAACCATGAGAAATCTGGGAATGAAATCAAATATTGCATATTTTCATACAATCAAAAGAGAGGATTGTTGAACATGTATATTATGTGGTAATAAAGTTATAACATGTTATCTGGTAATAAAATTTTCTGCCACAGAACTCAaggcttttaaataaattgatgtAGAAAGTagtgcaaaattaaaaattatataggtttaaaagacaaagaaatgagAAACCTCAAACACCAAACTCTACTTTCTAAATACAAATGATTATTTGTGCAGGAAAACATCTGAATCTGCTGTGTAACACGGTGGAGGGAGAGTCATGATACGGGAATGTTTTTCCTTAAgacatgaaaactgatttccacaaacattttctgtttaagttATTTTACTCTGAAGAACAGATAGAGCTTTCAGTTTCTAGTTGTGCATCTTATTTAGAGGTTAAGTACAAAAGCACGCCACACTTTTAGATTTTTCGGGGGTAAATATATGAAAACTATGTATTACTTCATTCTTCCAAAGTCTGCACTACTTACTACACTGATGTCTGGCTGGATCAAACTACACGTCTGTATCATCTGATTTAGCGTCTGGAACCAGACAGAACGGACCGGTggtggatcagaaccagaaccagggcAGGTTTAAAACCAGCTCTAggctgcagcttcctgctgaaGCCCGTTAAATTTCAGCAACATGTTTCTAAATGAAACTCCTCCCGGAGCAACACGTTTATTTAAAGCTGGAGTTTTAACAGAACCGCAGAACCGAACCGGACCCTCTGCTCGGAACCGGGGCAGTCACGGCTTACCTGTCCGAACCGCCAAacttcagatgtttgttttggatatttttcttctttcaactaGTTTCCAGTTTTGACTCTTCGGTTTCTCTTTGAGCCGACACCCAAGCCGCCTTAAAGGGGACGCaaccaaactaaaaataataataataaaaaaaatttttattaaaccagtaaacattaaaattacTGACTTTATATTAATGCGATATTCATACGATAAGGAAATATTTCTAACAAGCCTAACTTCATTTTATACATGTAAACGTGATGCTGACATTTTACGGAACTGTTTTCAAGAAAGTGTTGTTTCCAGACGGACCCTGAGCCACACTGTCCATTTATTATTACCCCAGTATAccgattttatttgtattattgtgTAATTTCACGTATTTAAGCCGTATAATTGAAGTGTAATGGCGTCGAAGCGAAAAGCAGACATGGTGGTCCCTGCTGAGGAAAGCGACCAGCTCCTCATCCGCCCTCTGTGAGttacaattatttaatttgtttatttctgacgacctgattcagttttttttatcctttcctAAATAAAATCGTTTGAAGTTTTTATATTATGATGTTacatattatttgttttttcgtCATGTTACAGTGGCGCAGGCCAGGAAGTTGGGAGATCTTGTATAATCCTGGAGTTCAAAGGGAGGAAAATTATGGTAAATATGAGAAGCTCCtggttttccttttatttataataacaAGCAGAGGAAATGCtaagga from Xiphophorus hellerii strain 12219 chromosome 19, Xiphophorus_hellerii-4.1, whole genome shotgun sequence encodes:
- the LOC116709616 gene encoding integrin beta-1-binding protein 1-like; translated protein: MFRKGKKRHSSSSSQSSEISTKSKSVDSSLGGLSRSSTVASLDTDSNKSSGNNTSETCAEFRVKYVGSIENLQFEMSKTLQEPLDLISYIDAAQQDGKLPFVPGNEEMVLGVSKHGVKVASVDQCDVLHRHPLYLIVRMLCYDDGLGAGKNLLALTTSDTKQQQCSIWVYQCSSSEQAQNICKVLSASFDCVLSSNKP